The genomic region ATAATAAATGCAAGGATTCGCAACTTTAAATAAACATAATTTAAGATGCATTATAAGTCAAACATTCAGGTGACTACTTTCCATACTATGACATTAAGATCAGATTATCATGTGAGTGACATCATCACTCCATGTCGTTAGTCGTCACGAATCTCCTTTAACTTGTAACCTGGATGTCGAGCCATTGGCAAGCCATGAAAGCACTGCCCTATAACATATGCTCATACGGTTAGTCATCTCTAACGTTAAGTTCGTTCATATCGTTAACTATCGCTAACGTCATCATAACATAACATATACTCATACAGTTAGCCATAGCTAACATCCGTTCATAACATAACGTTGTCTTAGAAAACTTCACCCTTTGAACAACATTTACATACGTCATATTTGTATTTTAATTAAGCATTTCGTTGGTCAATTGAAAACATATACTCACATACAACGAATGTTAGTTATAATGTTAACATGAAATCAATATTTACCTTTTTTTTGTTTTCTGTAGGTTTATAAAGGTATGTGAAAACAAAATAATTTTCACTTAACTTTTTAAATTCAAATATTTGTAAACCAATACCCTTAAAAAACTATACCAAAAATCCATAAGTTTATGTTTTCTTGACTTATACAGGTCTTGCCGTATTTTTAAAGATttgaatatatttttttattagaaCGATACATAGAAAAACCACATGTCAAGAGGTTGTGTCCCTTAGCAGGGTCAAAGAAAAGTGCCCATGCGATGATCTGCAATACCCACGTTTGGACGTTATGTCAAAACGCTTTTCGGGTAATGGATTTTGAAAGTAATGTTTTAAAATGGTGCATTAAAAGTGTTACAAGGTATGTCCACTTTATAAATTTGATACAATGTTGTAATAGATTATTTTATGAATGGCTTTaagccatggggtatggggcttgggttggggcatgggttggttgaaaacgcccaagccaccaccccgggggcttgggttgggcgtgggttttgggcgtggcccccattggcgtgggtttgaagccgggcgtggggcgggctagtaagtgacatggcaggctctcaatggtcaaaccaaactcatgccccccaacccaagccccaccataccccatgggcgtgggtttgagtggggggggggggggggcgggggGCTCCCATTAcacgtgtcaaccaatgccccaacccaagccccaccataccccatggtcttatAGTTATGCATCAAAACCATCAGGTAAAACTTTTTAATTGTCAGACAGAGATACACAACCTGGTTTTTTAGTCCAAATGGTTTTCGTCAACACAAGTCTACCGGTTTTTGCCCAAACCAATTCTGCTTTTGAAAGCAGTTTCCAAGAGGAAATGGATCGGTTTGGTTTTAACTGCCTTCATCGGAGTTCTCAACCAATATCAAACGTACGGTTTCACAAACTGGTTTTTGGTGTGACTTGGTTTCAGTTTAGGAACTGGTTTCAGTTCTGGAACCGGTTTCTTTTGCACCTCTAGACTGATTGATGAAGTTCTAAATCGGATACATAATGCACGTCATTAGATGAACTAAGGACATAAGGGTCATCTTCGGTATCAAATGGAACACCACTGCAAATGGTTTTGAATGAGATTTGGGGTGGAATTTTGGTTTGAATGGTCACTTAATGATGGGTTGTTTGGTGCTGCACCACCCTAATGATGCATCATGTTGAACAAGGTTTTAGCGAAAAATCTCATGAATCACCAACCAATGACAAAAAAACAAAACCATAGACAAAGAATTTGATGGCTTTTTCAAACACACGCCACTCTACAGGTTATGAAATAATCTACTAAGATGCTTTGTTATAAAACACACGCCACTCTACAGGTTGTGATGTATTTATCTTAAAAAACCTTGAAGttgctatttaaaaaaaattaaacacaacCAAGCACCAGCAACCAACTATAGACCATTACAATTTGTTTTAGCATAACAAAATGTTCAATATTAAGATAAAAGGCAGCATAACAATATTGCAAGTCAAAAAAAGAAACATTCTGAATAAGGTGACATTTGAAAAATAAAGTATCCGGCTCTCAAAAATAGAAAGACAAGTAAACAATCTATAGAAACTAAAGTTGAAAACACGAGATCTCAATCCCCTCATCATCATTCTAATTCATTCTCCTGATCAGCTCGTTGATGAAATCTTCACGGTtgccagcatctccaccttcaacaTAATGGTTTCTTTTCTTCTTAAGACCACCCAAAGGTGCCTTCAACTTGAACGGCCAAAGGAAGTTGTTGGCTTCCTTGAAGTGAGGACCGGCAGTTAAGATCTCGTGAATAAGATCTTCAACACAGATGATGCCGAATTTCCCAAGTCCCTGTTATGCCGGAAAACAACTCATTTACTGTTGTTTTGCTGGGAGTTGAATAGCATTTAACCAAACAGAACCGAAACACAAACCTGTTCGACAATTGAGTTGTCGGTTAAAGGGATTCTTTGCTTGTTGAGCTTTCCATATCCTCTCTTGTAAATCAATTCCTTGACACTCTTCAGGTTGGGATAACTGTAAAAGATCAAATTCTTAATGCTAAGCACGAAAAAGAAAACCAATACCGAGACTATTGCGAGTGTGAAAATGCATACCCATATGTAACATATGGCTCAACCCTGTGTAGCATGTTCAATGTGGCTTTGTTGACTTTCAAGAAGACACCATTGAAGATCTGGATGATGATAATAAAAACAGTATATAAAGCACggttaaaaacttaaaatatgTCTATAAAACAAAATGTGGCCAGTTATGCTGTTACAATGTCTTTTAACTAAAAAAGTAATGATATGTCAACAGTGTATCAACAAACATACTAGATATTGCGCTTAAGATTTGATTGTTTCAAGACTGGGTATAAGCGTACAACAAAGTTGAAAACAGTGTTTTCAGACCCGGACCGGACCGACCGGTCAGACCAGGAACCGGAGGTTGAGCCGGTCCGGGTGATGGTATCGGGCCGGAAATGCATTGAACCGGAGTTGAACCGGCGACCCGGCAGTTGGACCGGGAAACCCGCCGGTCGGACCAGTTTTTGGAAGGGTTGGACcagttttttataatttttttcagATTTAACCCTATTAATTTCTGTAATATTTACGATACCTTCCG from Helianthus annuus cultivar XRQ/B chromosome 10, HanXRQr2.0-SUNRISE, whole genome shotgun sequence harbors:
- the LOC110885974 gene encoding 60S ribosomal protein L7-4, whose amino-acid sequence is MAEVAKGGQIVPESVLKKQKRNEEWALAKKQETEELKKKNAANRKLIFNRAKQYSKEYEAQDKELIQLKREARLKGGFYVNPEAKMLFIIRIRGINAMDPKSKKILQLLRLRQIFNGVFLKVNKATLNMLHRVEPYVTYGYPNLKSVKELIYKRGYGKLNKQRIPLTDNSIVEQGLGKFGIICVEDLIHEILTAGPHFKEANNFLWPFKLKAPLGGLKKKRNHYVEGGDAGNREDFINELIRRMN